Below is a genomic region from Kribbella qitaiheensis.
GATGTCGATGTGCTGCGCGCGGACAAGGTGCTCTATTGGCTGTTGCCCGACCGGTTGGGAGATGTGCCCGAGCACGGGAAGGTTCTCACCGAGGCGCGCGACAGCGTTCAAGCTTTGATCTCTGAGTTGTGGCGCGACCGAACTCCCCAGTTGCTGCACGGCGACCTCACTGCGGCCAACGTCATCGAAGCTCCGGGCGTCGGACCGGTGCCGATCGACTTCCAGGACATGGTTTTCGGCTTCGCGGAACAAGACATCTCGTTCACGCTCGCGTCTTTCGGCCGACGCGACGACCGCGACGCCATGGCTCAGGCGTTCCGCGACGGCTATGCGGAGATCTGCCCATGGCCAGAGGTTTCGGATGCGGTGATGCGAGGCCTGATCGTCGCGAGAGGACTGCACCAGCTGAACCTTTCACTGGCGACCGCGGAGGGTCCGCTTCCCCGCGACTACCTCGACTACCACGGCGCAAAGGCCCAAACCTGGCTGGATGCTTCTTAGATCCAGCCGGCCTGGTGAGCGCCTCCAGCGCGATGTCGGCGAGCCGGGCAATTGCTGCCGGTCCACCCGTGCTCTGTTTGCCGCCTTCGCCGAGCTGGTACGGGCCGGAGGCAACGATCGTGTCGCCGACGTCGGCTGCGGGCCTGGCCGGGTGACAATCCTGCTGTCCAACCTGGGGCTGGATGCGTTCGGTATCGACCTGTCGCCGGGGATGCTGAAGCTGGCTCGTCAGACGTACCCGGAGTTGCGGTTCGAAGAGGGAT
It encodes:
- a CDS encoding phosphotransferase enzyme family protein, which encodes MVDAKELASIALRHFPIEVRRVTRAAESFNTIYRVEAVEGTYALRVGPSLQIHAAGTARAETVWQRSLVDAGLAVPDVVQTSSGEPMVLVNDADDQPRTCVLFTWIRGRSMRTRLGLSRARTLGRLMARLHGFPVGDVDVLRADKVLYWLLPDRLGDVPEHGKVLTEARDSVQALISELWRDRTPQLLHGDLTAANVIEAPGVGPVPIDFQDMVFGFAEQDISFTLASFGRRDDRDAMAQAFRDGYAEICPWPEVSDAVMRGLIVARGLHQLNLSLATAEGPLPRDYLDYHGAKAQTWLDAS